From a single Pseudophryne corroboree isolate aPseCor3 chromosome 6, aPseCor3.hap2, whole genome shotgun sequence genomic region:
- the LRRC10 gene encoding leucine-rich repeat-containing protein 10 — MGNTIRGIIAFIPSNSCQKYLLGDLEEMPIDKMVDLSSMQLRIFPLRVCAFTELIKLYLSDNNLNSLPPELELLQNLQILALDFNNFKALPLCVCSLKQLCILYLGNNHIRDLPQELSFLKNLHTLWIESNYLTHLPDVICELTLLKTLHAGSNPIRNIPMALKNLKELRSIWMSGNLLTEFPPVLLEMPFIEVIDVDRNGIKFFPSLKLMSGLKLVIYDHNPCRNAPKVAKGVRRVGRWSEETPEPKKRSEMVVEIEKATESKETQQLTVPNDPTTQTNDNTEDTTS; from the coding sequence ATGGGCAATACAATTAGAGGAATTATTGCATTCATTCCATCTAATAGCTGCCAAAAATACCTTTTAGGAGATCTGGAAGAAATGCCTATAGATAAGATGGTAGACTTGAGCAGCATGCAGCTAAGGATATTTCCACTAAGAGTATGTGCTTTTACAGAACTCATCAAGCTGTACCTGAGTGACAACAACTTAAACAGCCTTCCTCCAGAGCTGGAACTACTTCAGAACCTCCAGATTCTAGCCTTGGACTTCAACAACTTTAAAGCACTTCCATTATGTGTATGTAGTTTAAAGCAACTGTGTATATTATACCTTGGAAATAATCACATCAGAGACCTTCCACAGGAGCTAAGTTTCCTCAAGAACCTGCATACCCTTTGGATTGAGTCTAATTATCTGACACATTTGCCTGATGTCATCTGTGAACTGACCCTTCTAAAGACACTTCATGCTGGTTCCAACCCAATACGCAATATTCCAATGGCGCTAAAAAACCTAAAAGAATTACGCAGTATCTGGATGTCTGGGAATCTCCTCACAGAATTTCCACCAGTTTTACTGGAAATGCCTTTCATAGAGGTTATTGATGTAGACAGAAATGGTATTAAATTTTTCCCAAGTTTGAAGCTCATGTCAGGTCTTAAGCTTGTCATCTATGATCATAATCCATGTCGGAATGCTCCCAAAGTAGCTAAAGGAGTTCGGAGAGTTGGCAGATGGTCCGAAGAGACCCCAGAGCCAAAGAAGAGGTCTGAGATGGTAGTGGAGATTGAAAAGGCTACAGAAAGTAAAGAGACACAACAACTAACAGTGCCAAATGACCCTACAACTCAGACAAATGATAACACAGAAGACACAACTTCTTAA